A window of Negativicutes bacterium contains these coding sequences:
- a CDS encoding ABC transporter ATP-binding protein, with protein sequence MKEESQNSPQIILETINLNKAFYLGEAVYAVNNVNLQVMSGEIAMIVGPSGSGKSTLLSLIGGLDRPISGDIRINGQSIVSLSEDRLALMRRKSIGYVFQFFNLIPHLSALENVELPLKIMGGSKKEARERAAFLLNEVGLTPRAHHRPDQLSGGEQQRVAIARSLINRPAVVLADEPTGNLDSRTRDIVISLFQKFREIEKQTFVIITHDTGLTQYAQRVIRLRDGKIEAVELQPDALPAS encoded by the coding sequence ATGAAGGAAGAGAGTCAAAACAGTCCGCAGATTATTCTGGAAACGATCAATCTCAACAAAGCGTTTTATTTAGGAGAAGCAGTTTATGCCGTCAACAATGTCAATCTGCAGGTGATGTCCGGTGAAATTGCCATGATTGTCGGTCCTTCCGGCAGTGGCAAGAGTACGTTATTAAGCTTAATCGGAGGACTCGATCGGCCAATCAGCGGAGATATCCGCATCAATGGACAATCCATCGTGTCGCTGTCCGAAGATCGTTTGGCCTTGATGCGCAGAAAAAGTATCGGCTATGTCTTTCAGTTTTTCAATCTAATTCCGCATCTTTCGGCTTTGGAAAACGTGGAGCTGCCGCTGAAAATCATGGGCGGCAGTAAAAAAGAGGCAAGAGAACGAGCTGCCTTCCTGTTGAATGAAGTTGGCTTAACGCCAAGAGCGCATCATCGACCGGATCAGCTCTCCGGCGGCGAGCAGCAACGAGTAGCCATCGCCAGATCTCTGATCAATAGACCGGCAGTTGTGCTTGCTGATGAACCAACCGGCAATCTCGACAGCCGAACCAGGGATATTGTGATTAGCTTGTTCCAAAAATTCCGGGAAATCGAAAAACAGACCTTTGTGATTATCACGCACGATACAGGCTTGACGCAGTACGCGCAGAGAGTAATCCGTTTAAGAGACGGTAAGATTGAAGCGGTGGAATTACAGCCGGATGCGCTGCCGGCTTCGTAA
- a CDS encoding ABC transporter permease produces MNKLKSMLAVWPLAGKNIVRWRFRLLTIGVLVMLTANLSVLYQSMLISERNTGSSQAVKLQLPYDLLVRLPQGMLPKPLEELPAPLNPYDYGKGKANITNILSVPRPFSQAENVSMHLCYSPFAAWEVWGINKESYFFHWDNTNGVEDNHLQSAQIVLPAALAAQCGYRIGDTIQLAYFTDQVPFRSAEFRLVGIVNDAYDLQKPLILEDDLWRLTGNSQANGQILACSEIQLHTSGLERNMQRVYPGSELIYPSMPSERATTVIADIQAPAGWVLRLIYLFLGLGIMTIALMTFLERRKELAILKSIGLRFSQIVSLYAVEYGLVFLAGISLGYGILRLLLPQFQWSAELSHSQLFALMGQNAAITLLIFLLAVLYPILLSKAASVNQLVFARQIPLVSTKINHLLRPKAELLYRERQENVRLLQADVVDQKLDGAFLRHPGEHVRQGEGVIIQASWFGFRYREWIAPCDGIFTEYDPFTGVLVFRPDDPEAARYAYPTEILATYDRRRLAFQSGQNENTDLSGGKQ; encoded by the coding sequence ATGAATAAACTTAAATCAATGCTGGCAGTCTGGCCATTGGCTGGCAAGAATATCGTACGCTGGCGTTTTCGCTTATTAACAATTGGCGTTTTGGTGATGCTGACTGCCAATTTGAGCGTTCTCTACCAGAGTATGTTAATCAGTGAACGAAATACGGGCAGTTCACAGGCGGTGAAACTGCAATTGCCGTATGATTTGCTGGTCCGTCTACCGCAAGGGATGCTGCCAAAACCGCTGGAAGAACTGCCTGCTCCGCTCAATCCATATGATTATGGCAAAGGGAAAGCCAATATTACCAACATCCTCAGTGTACCCAGACCGTTCAGCCAAGCGGAGAACGTGAGTATGCATCTTTGTTACAGCCCATTTGCTGCCTGGGAAGTCTGGGGAATCAATAAAGAATCTTACTTCTTCCATTGGGATAACACGAATGGGGTTGAGGACAATCATTTGCAGTCCGCTCAGATCGTGCTGCCGGCGGCCTTAGCAGCACAGTGCGGTTACAGAATCGGTGATACCATACAATTGGCTTATTTTACCGATCAGGTCCCCTTTCGGAGCGCTGAATTTCGCTTAGTCGGTATTGTCAATGACGCCTATGATCTGCAGAAACCTCTGATTCTGGAAGACGATCTCTGGCGCTTAACCGGCAATTCGCAAGCGAATGGTCAAATTTTAGCCTGTTCGGAGATCCAGCTGCATACCAGCGGTCTGGAGCGAAATATGCAGCGGGTTTATCCAGGCTCGGAACTCATTTACCCCTCCATGCCAAGCGAGAGAGCGACAACAGTGATCGCCGATATTCAGGCGCCGGCCGGCTGGGTGCTCCGTCTGATTTATCTGTTTCTTGGGCTGGGGATCATGACCATTGCGCTGATGACTTTTTTGGAACGCCGTAAGGAACTAGCCATTCTCAAATCAATCGGGCTGCGTTTTTCCCAGATCGTCAGCCTTTATGCCGTTGAATATGGCTTGGTTTTTCTGGCGGGAATTTCTTTGGGTTACGGCATCCTCCGGCTGCTCTTGCCGCAATTCCAATGGTCGGCAGAATTGTCGCATAGCCAGCTCTTTGCTTTGATGGGACAGAATGCCGCCATCACCCTGCTGATTTTTCTATTGGCAGTGCTTTATCCCATTTTATTGAGCAAGGCCGCCAGCGTCAATCAATTGGTATTTGCCAGGCAGATTCCGCTGGTCAGCACAAAAATCAATCATCTTCTGCGTCCCAAGGCGGAGTTGCTTTACCGGGAACGGCAGGAAAATGTCCGACTGCTGCAGGCCGATGTGGTTGATCAGAAATTGGATGGGGCCTTTCTGCGCCATCCGGGGGAGCATGTTCGGCAAGGGGAAGGCGTGATCATCCAGGCCAGCTGGTTTGGCTTCCGCTACCGGGAATGGATCGCGCCTTGCGACGGCATCTTCACAGAATACGATCCTTTCACCGGGGTGCTGGTTTTCCGGCCGGATGATCCCGAGGCTGCCAGGTATGCTTATCCCACAGAAATTCTGGCAACCTACGACCGCAGGCGTCTCGCTTTTCAGAGCGGGCAAAACGAAAATACCGATTTGTCAGGAGGAAAACAATGA
- a CDS encoding ABC transporter permease encodes MFLKLGVTNAWRNLARSLLAILSMALAASFLSYSVSLGKGYAGGAGQFVRRMDGGEIIAYAERLSLEMPKEGERWTFTDQPLSDFTDYGLYYPEYTKAGYLRLAEQANYFSENDLAAISAVAGVDGVNPIYQMPAWITDAAIASAQEVEKTAVFLQGKSASGAESADHSLEEYIIDGHWFTEAEMDSNCIVVPQSIPGIENPIKVGDWLRLELPAVIRSEDRLLTRWFLRQTIDLQVIGIVAIPTRYVTYLNSATGLPDGAQIYAYSSELYLPQGYWWKLWNQASQSLPYYPEQISIQINSLTYLEDTVYDLSNQMPHFQFISAPKAEERLLRNFSLEPAAAFQVLPASVSTELRNQAMREQQAVISADLRLPILLLILLNAALLVAANILIMVTERKREMAILKAIGSMRKNIVVMVLTEAVMVTILGGSLGFLLVEIQSILNQITNQNPFLSILSSVLQNYGLVIGSTTLIALFFGLFPALKSASMSVMGVLRDE; translated from the coding sequence ATGTTTCTCAAACTGGGTGTTACCAATGCCTGGAGGAATCTGGCCCGCAGCCTGTTGGCGATTTTGTCCATGGCGCTGGCAGCTTCCTTCCTGAGCTATTCGGTTAGCTTAGGAAAAGGCTATGCCGGCGGGGCAGGCCAGTTTGTCCGTCGGATGGATGGCGGAGAGATCATCGCTTATGCAGAGCGATTATCGCTCGAGATGCCAAAAGAAGGGGAAAGGTGGACCTTCACCGATCAGCCGCTGAGTGATTTCACGGATTACGGCTTGTATTACCCTGAATATACCAAGGCCGGTTACTTACGGCTTGCAGAACAGGCGAATTACTTTTCGGAAAACGACTTAGCCGCCATCAGTGCCGTCGCGGGTGTTGATGGAGTCAATCCAATCTATCAAATGCCCGCCTGGATCACCGACGCCGCCATAGCTTCTGCGCAGGAGGTCGAAAAAACAGCGGTTTTTCTGCAGGGAAAATCAGCAAGCGGCGCAGAATCGGCGGATCATTCCCTGGAAGAATATATCATTGACGGGCATTGGTTTACCGAAGCAGAAATGGACTCCAATTGTATCGTGGTACCGCAGTCGATCCCCGGTATCGAAAATCCGATCAAAGTCGGCGATTGGCTCCGCCTGGAGCTTCCCGCCGTCATACGAAGCGAGGATCGCTTGCTGACCCGCTGGTTTCTGCGGCAAACGATTGACCTGCAAGTGATTGGTATTGTCGCGATCCCCACACGCTATGTAACCTATCTGAATTCTGCCACCGGTTTGCCGGATGGCGCACAGATTTATGCCTACAGCAGCGAACTTTATTTGCCCCAAGGTTACTGGTGGAAGCTCTGGAATCAGGCCAGTCAATCGCTGCCTTATTATCCCGAACAAATCAGTATCCAGATCAACAGCTTAACTTACTTGGAAGATACGGTCTATGATCTCAGCAATCAGATGCCGCATTTTCAGTTTATCAGCGCGCCCAAAGCGGAAGAGCGATTGCTGCGCAATTTTTCTCTGGAACCGGCAGCGGCTTTTCAGGTCCTGCCCGCTAGTGTGAGCACAGAGCTGCGCAACCAGGCCATGCGAGAACAGCAAGCTGTGATCTCCGCGGATCTGCGTCTGCCGATTTTGCTGCTCATTCTGTTGAATGCGGCGCTTTTGGTGGCAGCCAATATTCTGATTATGGTGACCGAGCGCAAACGAGAGATGGCGATTCTGAAAGCAATTGGTTCTATGCGGAAAAATATTGTAGTGATGGTTTTAACAGAGGCTGTGATGGTCACCATTTTAGGAGGAAGCCTGGGGTTCCTCCTGGTCGAGATCCAATCGATATTGAATCAAATCACCAATCAGAATCCGTTTTTATCAATTCTTAGCAGCGTTTTGCAGAACTACGGTTTGGTCATTGGTTCTACTACCCTGATTGCTCTATTTTTCGGTTTGTTCCCGGCACTGAAATCCGCTTCCATGTCGGTCATGGGGGTATTGCGCGATGAATAA
- a CDS encoding ABC transporter permease codes for MNKANRNRAAALVKLAGKNMQRWWGRLAVIAVLVLLTTTLNVLYHSMLISQQAKSGAEAERLELPYDLLIKLPENMEPLDLAELPNPLDSKLIVKTSYSWEQNRWKEFTYEIPSVPTAFQYAESAAGGLADTAYNRWDILGVRQDTAIFQFSAEQLTGAWLKQTGDLLIPAREAAAYQLSVGDPVLMRVINPSGIQVDSEFHICGIFDTEDDLAQPLMLFEDAMRLFSLSVPNRQLLFCNELLTHATGLEENMQQVYPGAVFLYEWIAQNRTQQLTTKVQAPSVWILLLIYLFMGFGVLTLSLITFLERRKELAVLKSIGFSNRQIVLLLTAEYGCAAAVGLFGSLLVLRVVIPRFSWYQSLPPGTLENLSIQNLFVTALVLTLSLLYPILLAKLASVNQLIYKRKIPLIVERLDHLVKPTAQQLRLERERKVRLLQLEVEEGKLFGSFLRQPGEHVKQGEVLVIQESFSGFVYKEWIAPCDGFLEFDPFSGMLLVLPDAADIARQSDPAHGLFE; via the coding sequence ATGAATAAAGCCAATCGGAATCGCGCGGCAGCCTTAGTGAAATTGGCAGGCAAGAATATGCAGCGCTGGTGGGGCAGACTCGCTGTCATCGCGGTTTTAGTCTTGTTGACTACCACTCTGAACGTCTTATATCACAGTATGTTGATCAGCCAGCAGGCAAAATCCGGCGCGGAAGCAGAAAGACTGGAGTTGCCCTATGATTTACTGATTAAACTGCCAGAAAATATGGAACCGCTCGATCTGGCAGAATTACCGAATCCCCTGGATTCCAAGTTAATCGTCAAAACGTCTTATTCTTGGGAGCAAAACCGTTGGAAAGAATTTACTTATGAAATCCCCAGTGTACCAACCGCATTCCAGTACGCCGAATCGGCAGCCGGAGGGCTTGCCGATACCGCCTACAACCGTTGGGACATCCTGGGGGTGCGGCAGGATACGGCGATCTTTCAATTTTCTGCAGAGCAATTAACCGGCGCTTGGCTCAAGCAAACAGGAGATTTGTTGATACCCGCTCGGGAAGCAGCCGCGTATCAGCTTAGCGTTGGCGATCCGGTTCTGATGCGCGTGATCAATCCGTCCGGGATCCAAGTCGACAGCGAATTCCATATCTGTGGGATCTTTGATACGGAAGATGATTTAGCCCAGCCGTTGATGCTCTTTGAGGATGCTATGCGCCTTTTCTCACTCTCAGTGCCCAATCGGCAATTGTTATTTTGCAATGAATTGCTAACCCATGCCACCGGGTTGGAAGAAAATATGCAGCAGGTCTATCCCGGAGCGGTTTTTCTTTATGAATGGATCGCTCAAAATCGAACGCAGCAGTTAACAACAAAGGTGCAGGCGCCTTCAGTTTGGATTTTATTACTGATTTATTTGTTTATGGGCTTTGGTGTCTTGACGCTTTCCTTAATTACCTTTCTGGAGCGGCGCAAAGAGTTGGCTGTCCTAAAATCCATCGGCTTCAGCAATCGGCAGATCGTCCTTTTGCTGACAGCGGAGTATGGCTGTGCCGCGGCTGTGGGCTTGTTTGGCAGTTTGCTTGTCTTGCGGGTCGTGATCCCGCGTTTTAGCTGGTATCAGAGCCTGCCGCCGGGGACTCTGGAGAATTTAAGTATCCAGAATCTCTTCGTTACAGCCTTGGTCTTAACGCTCAGCTTATTGTATCCAATCTTACTGGCCAAACTAGCCTCAGTCAATCAATTGATTTATAAGCGAAAAATCCCGCTGATTGTGGAACGCTTGGATCATTTGGTCAAACCAACCGCCCAGCAACTGCGTTTGGAAAGAGAGCGCAAGGTGCGGCTGCTGCAGTTGGAAGTCGAAGAAGGCAAGTTATTCGGCAGCTTCTTAAGGCAACCGGGAGAACATGTCAAGCAGGGGGAGGTTCTCGTGATCCAGGAGAGTTTCTCCGGCTTCGTTTATAAAGAATGGATCGCGCCGTGTGATGGTTTTTTGGAGTTTGATCCTTTTTCCGGCATGCTGCTCGTTCTGCCGGATGCAGCGGATATTGCCAGACAGAGTGATCCGGCACACGGACTCTTTGAATAG